The genomic stretch ATTCCATAGTTCTCTGGGAAATAATCTCTTGGCATCCTTCTCTGTCTGGTCCACATTCTTGCCACTGCTCAGGTTCCAGCGGTACATGAGCCGATGTATGTGTGTATCTACAGGAAATGCCGGATGCCCGAAGGCCTGACTCATCACTACGCTTGCCGTTTTATGTCCTACTCCGGGTAATGCTTCCAGGTCCTTGAAATTATCAGGAACCTGACCGTCATGCTTATCCATAATGATCTGTGACAGGCCGTATATAGCCTTGCTCTTGGCCGGTGACAGACCGCAGGGTTTGATCACTTCTTTTATATCTGCCACTTCGTA from Flavobacteriales bacterium encodes the following:
- a CDS encoding endonuclease III, with the translated sequence TLLVAVLLSAQCTDKKVNEITPELFAMADNPKDMLRYEVADIKEVIKPCGLSPAKSKAIYGLSQIIMDKHDGQVPDNFKDLEALPGVGHKTASVVMSQAFGHPAFPVDTHIHRLMYRWNLSSGKNVDQTEKDAKRLFPRELWNKLHLQIIFYGREYCPARGWDIQNDIITRTIGRRTVLKQFGL